The following are encoded together in the Thermococcus sibiricus MM 739 genome:
- the pheT gene encoding phenylalanine--tRNA ligase subunit beta gives MPKFDVAKHDLERLVGKEFTVDEWEDLFLYAKCELDDIWEHEGKIYFKADAKDTNRPDLWSAEGIARQVRWALGMLRGLPRYSIEESNVMVYVDENLKDIRPYGVYAIVEDLELDEEALKQIIQLQEKVALTLGRKRKEVAIGTFDFDKLSPPFYYKAVEPQKIKFIPLNCEREMSADEILEEHEKGKEYGHLIKGRPYYPLLVDSEGNVLSMPPVINSETHGKVTEETKSIFIDITGWNLETIMLALNVIVTALAERGGKIRTVRVIYKDFELKTPDLTPKEFEVDLNYIKRLAGVELTDKDIKDLLERMMYEVDFVDRRVKLRYPAFRNDIMHPRDVLEDVLIAYGYNNIEPEEPELAVQGKGDDFVDFENAIRDLMVGFGLQEVMTFNLTNREAQFDKMNIPEEDIVEIENPISQKWSALRRWLLPSLMEFLSQNTHEEYPQRIFEVGKATLIDESRETKTISESKLVVAIAHPKVTFTEAKEILDSVLRHLGAEYTIREIEYGSFIPGRAGEIIVEGKKVGIIGEIHPQVLENWGVEMPVAAFEIFLRPFYKGSFL, from the coding sequence ATGCCGAAATTCGACGTTGCCAAGCATGATTTAGAGAGACTGGTTGGGAAGGAATTCACAGTAGATGAATGGGAGGATCTCTTCCTATACGCTAAGTGTGAACTTGATGATATATGGGAGCACGAAGGTAAAATCTACTTTAAGGCGGATGCTAAAGATACTAATAGGCCAGATCTATGGAGTGCTGAAGGAATAGCCAGACAGGTTCGGTGGGCTTTAGGGATGCTAAGGGGTTTACCAAGGTATAGCATTGAAGAAAGTAATGTCATGGTTTATGTTGATGAGAACCTCAAAGATATAAGACCATATGGTGTTTATGCCATAGTTGAGGATCTTGAATTAGATGAAGAGGCCTTAAAGCAGATAATTCAGCTTCAAGAAAAGGTAGCATTAACACTTGGCAGAAAAAGGAAAGAAGTTGCTATTGGAACATTTGACTTTGATAAGTTGAGTCCTCCTTTCTATTATAAAGCTGTTGAGCCTCAAAAAATAAAATTTATCCCCTTAAATTGTGAAAGAGAAATGAGTGCAGATGAAATACTTGAAGAACATGAAAAAGGAAAAGAGTATGGTCATCTAATTAAAGGCAGACCCTATTATCCGTTGCTTGTTGATAGTGAGGGGAACGTTCTATCAATGCCCCCAGTCATTAACTCCGAGACTCATGGAAAAGTTACAGAAGAAACAAAAAGCATTTTTATAGATATCACGGGATGGAATTTAGAAACAATTATGCTAGCGTTAAACGTGATCGTGACGGCCTTGGCTGAGAGAGGAGGAAAAATAAGGACTGTTAGAGTGATTTATAAGGATTTTGAATTAAAAACCCCGGATTTAACTCCCAAAGAGTTTGAGGTTGACCTCAACTACATTAAAAGGCTAGCAGGCGTTGAGCTTACAGATAAAGATATCAAAGATCTCCTTGAGCGCATGATGTATGAGGTCGATTTTGTCGATAGAAGAGTAAAACTAAGGTATCCAGCCTTTAGGAATGATATAATGCACCCGAGAGATGTTTTGGAAGATGTGCTTATTGCATATGGTTATAACAACATTGAACCAGAAGAACCAGAGTTAGCAGTTCAAGGAAAGGGGGACGACTTTGTAGATTTCGAAAATGCAATTAGAGATCTAATGGTAGGATTTGGTCTTCAAGAGGTCATGACTTTCAACTTAACTAATAGAGAAGCACAGTTTGATAAGATGAACATTCCAGAGGAGGATATAGTTGAAATAGAGAATCCAATAAGTCAAAAATGGAGTGCCCTTAGGAGATGGCTTCTACCAAGCTTAATGGAGTTTTTGAGCCAGAATACTCATGAGGAATATCCCCAAAGGATTTTTGAAGTTGGCAAAGCCACTTTGATTGATGAGAGCAGGGAAACTAAGACTATAAGTGAAAGCAAACTTGTAGTTGCTATAGCACACCCAAAAGTCACTTTCACTGAAGCTAAGGAAATTCTTGACAGCGTGCTTCGCCACTTGGGTGCAGAGTACACGATTAGAGAGATAGAGTATGGTTCTTTTATTCCAGGAAGAGCCGGAGAAATAATAGTGGAAGGGAAGAAAGTAGGTATAATAGGTGAAATCCATCCCCAAGTATTGGAGAATTGGGGGGTGGAGATGCCAGTAGCAGCATTTGAGATCTTTTTAAGGCCGTTCTATAAAGGGAGTTTTCTCTGA
- the proC gene encoding pyrroline-5-carboxylate reductase produces the protein MRIAVIGAGTIGSAVAKALAEEGYEVVATRRKTSKVMWLEDYGVEVSNDNKAAAEKADIVILAVKPNKVKKVLEEVKPAVEGKILISFAAGLSLNFLKRLTGAKIVRAMSNIAVLVKESFTAYTTDDLDKEEIELVERIFGAFGKCIRVEEEYMDAITGLSGSGPAYASVFLEALIYSGLKVGLPRDIARLAAAQTLLGTAKLLLETDFHPAQVREMVTTPGGTTIDGIFELEDSRFRTAIMKAVEAATKKSKILSLEIK, from the coding sequence ATGAGAATAGCAGTGATAGGTGCTGGGACTATAGGGAGTGCTGTTGCAAAGGCCTTGGCTGAAGAGGGATATGAAGTAGTAGCGACAAGGAGAAAAACCAGCAAGGTTATGTGGCTTGAGGATTATGGGGTGGAGGTTTCAAACGACAACAAAGCCGCTGCAGAAAAAGCGGATATAGTTATTCTTGCAGTAAAACCAAACAAAGTCAAAAAAGTTCTTGAAGAAGTGAAACCTGCTGTTGAGGGAAAAATCCTTATTTCCTTTGCCGCGGGCCTCTCACTAAACTTTCTAAAGAGATTAACAGGAGCAAAAATTGTGAGAGCAATGTCAAATATAGCGGTTCTTGTGAAAGAGTCTTTTACCGCGTATACAACAGATGATTTAGATAAAGAAGAAATCGAACTTGTTGAGAGGATATTTGGTGCTTTTGGTAAGTGTATTAGAGTTGAGGAAGAATATATGGATGCCATAACTGGGTTGAGCGGTTCTGGGCCGGCTTATGCTTCTGTGTTTCTTGAAGCGTTAATATATAGTGGGTTGAAAGTAGGCCTTCCGAGGGATATTGCCCGCTTAGCAGCTGCTCAGACTCTCTTAGGTACAGCAAAGCTTTTGCTTGAAACTGACTTCCACCCGGCCCAAGTAAGAGAGATGGTAACAACTCCTGGAGGAACCACAATAGACGGTATCTTTGAGCTTGAAGATAGCCGGTTCAGGACAGCAATAATGAAAGCCGTAGAGGCCGCAACAAAGAAGTCAAAGATTCTATCACTTGAGATAAAATAA
- the pheS gene encoding phenylalanine--tRNA ligase subunit alpha, which produces MELSYQEKVTLIKLRELKKASFDELVKETGLDQVAVMRAILWLQSKGLAKLHEKQKRVVKITELGEKYAKIGLPERRALKLLVEKGKVTLEDLREVLSEDELRPIIGILRKEGWATVRKEDDVLTLELTEKGKEALTKERPIDIALKVLAEKREVEAREIEELLSLKELKTRKIGEEDAKAEREVEITDEGLRIASEGLELKEEVSILTPELIKSGGWKNVEFKHFNIHAPVKRLYPGKKQPYRTFLDKIRRKLIEMGFIEMTVESLIETQFWNFDALFQPQNHPARDWTDTYQLKYPKYGFLPDETLVERVKASHEHGWITGSRGWGYKWDPRTAMLLMPRAHATALSARQLGKGVQIPGKYFAIQRVFRPDVLDRTHLIEFNQVDGFVVGETLTFKHLLGILKRFAVEIAGAKKVKFLPDYYPFTEPSVQMSAYHEELGWVEFGGAGVFREEMTKPLGIDVPVIAWGIGIDRLAMFKLGIDDIRYLFSYDLKWLREAKLVW; this is translated from the coding sequence ATGGAGTTAAGTTACCAGGAAAAAGTCACTCTCATCAAGCTTAGAGAGTTGAAAAAAGCAAGCTTTGATGAATTAGTGAAAGAAACAGGTTTGGATCAAGTAGCAGTCATGAGGGCCATTCTATGGCTCCAGAGCAAGGGGCTTGCAAAGCTTCATGAGAAACAAAAGAGAGTTGTAAAAATTACTGAATTGGGAGAAAAATATGCAAAAATAGGCCTTCCAGAAAGAAGGGCCTTGAAACTTCTCGTAGAAAAAGGTAAGGTAACTTTAGAAGACCTAAGAGAAGTTCTTAGTGAAGATGAACTTAGACCTATAATTGGAATTCTTAGGAAGGAGGGTTGGGCAACTGTTAGGAAGGAAGACGATGTTCTTACCCTTGAGCTTACAGAGAAGGGTAAAGAGGCCCTTACCAAAGAAAGGCCCATTGATATTGCATTGAAAGTTCTTGCAGAAAAAAGAGAAGTAGAGGCCAGAGAAATTGAAGAATTGCTTTCATTAAAAGAACTAAAGACCAGAAAAATCGGTGAAGAAGATGCAAAAGCCGAAAGGGAAGTTGAAATTACAGATGAAGGGTTAAGAATTGCTAGTGAGGGACTTGAGCTTAAGGAAGAGGTTTCTATTCTAACTCCAGAGTTAATAAAGAGTGGTGGATGGAAGAATGTAGAATTCAAACATTTCAACATCCATGCTCCTGTAAAAAGACTTTATCCAGGTAAAAAGCAACCTTATAGAACTTTTCTTGATAAAATAAGAAGAAAACTTATAGAGATGGGCTTCATTGAAATGACAGTGGAGAGCTTAATAGAAACACAGTTCTGGAATTTTGATGCTTTATTTCAGCCTCAAAATCATCCTGCAAGGGACTGGACTGACACGTATCAACTTAAATATCCAAAATATGGGTTCCTTCCGGATGAGACACTCGTGGAGAGAGTTAAAGCTTCCCATGAGCACGGTTGGATTACAGGCTCAAGAGGATGGGGATATAAGTGGGATCCAAGAACCGCTATGTTGCTGATGCCAAGAGCTCACGCAACTGCATTAAGTGCAAGACAACTTGGAAAGGGCGTTCAAATTCCGGGGAAGTACTTTGCTATTCAAAGAGTCTTTAGGCCAGATGTTCTTGATAGAACACACTTAATAGAGTTTAACCAGGTGGATGGCTTTGTAGTTGGAGAAACTTTAACTTTCAAACATCTTCTTGGAATATTAAAACGATTTGCAGTCGAGATTGCTGGAGCGAAGAAAGTGAAATTCCTTCCTGATTACTATCCATTTACGGAGCCAAGCGTGCAGATGAGCGCTTACCATGAGGAGCTCGGATGGGTAGAATTTGGAGGAGCGGGTGTATTCAGAGAAGAAATGACCAAACCCCTTGGTATTGATGTTCCAGTAATAGCTTGGGGAATTGGAATTGACCGTTTAGCAATGTTCAAACTTGGGATAGATGATATAAGATACCTCTTTAGCTATGATTTGAAATGGTTAAGAGAAGCAAAGCTGGTGTGGTGA
- a CDS encoding UbiD family decarboxylase, with protein MLREILTQFQDEVILIEEPVSKKFEISHYILQYKDRPILFKDVDGWEVTSNVWSTRDRIAKYLGIKKEEITHFMMNAMDNPKPYISVEKAGFFENSTRDFSLKELPIPQYFPKDGGPYFTSAIYIAKDDNDFVNLSYHRTMVRDEKSATVRLVPRHLYAMWKEKVEHGEELDVRIIVGNPIHILLAAATSPPYGVSELNIASSMSEMAFGKALEVVNVNGIPVPAESEFVFEAKILPELDKEGPFVDITGTYDIVREQPVVVFEKMYHVDKPIFHALFSSGYEHYMLMGLPKEPQIYKSVKQVVPKVHGVRLTEGGCMWLHAVISITKQHEGDGKNAILAAFTGHPSLKHVAVVDEDINIYDDREVEWAIATRFQADKDLIVIPKTRGSSLDSSGEKGFTTKWGIDATKPLNRKEEFERAKI; from the coding sequence ATGCTTAGAGAGATACTCACTCAATTTCAAGATGAAGTGATTCTTATTGAGGAACCGGTAAGTAAGAAATTTGAGATAAGTCATTATATTCTCCAGTACAAGGATAGGCCCATTCTTTTTAAGGATGTGGATGGTTGGGAAGTTACGAGCAATGTGTGGAGTACGAGAGATAGAATAGCTAAATATCTTGGTATAAAAAAGGAAGAAATTACCCATTTCATGATGAATGCAATGGATAACCCAAAGCCATACATAAGTGTAGAGAAAGCTGGATTCTTTGAGAATTCCACAAGGGACTTTTCTCTCAAAGAACTTCCAATTCCCCAGTATTTCCCAAAGGATGGAGGGCCTTATTTTACTTCGGCTATATACATAGCAAAAGATGATAATGATTTTGTTAACTTATCATACCATAGAACCATGGTAAGAGATGAGAAAAGCGCAACGGTAAGACTTGTTCCCCGCCACTTATATGCAATGTGGAAAGAAAAGGTAGAACATGGAGAAGAGCTCGACGTTAGGATAATCGTTGGCAATCCAATCCATATCCTTTTAGCAGCGGCTACAAGTCCTCCCTATGGAGTGAGTGAGCTTAACATAGCTTCATCTATGAGCGAGATGGCCTTTGGAAAGGCCTTGGAAGTCGTTAATGTTAATGGTATTCCTGTACCAGCTGAAAGTGAGTTTGTCTTTGAGGCAAAAATTTTGCCGGAACTTGACAAGGAGGGTCCCTTCGTTGACATAACCGGAACTTATGATATCGTAAGAGAGCAACCAGTTGTTGTTTTTGAAAAGATGTATCATGTTGATAAGCCAATCTTCCATGCCCTCTTTTCAAGTGGTTATGAACACTACATGCTTATGGGCCTTCCTAAAGAACCTCAGATATACAAGAGCGTCAAGCAGGTGGTTCCAAAAGTACATGGGGTTCGCCTGACAGAAGGGGGATGTATGTGGCTTCATGCAGTGATTAGCATCACAAAACAACATGAGGGCGATGGGAAGAACGCTATTTTGGCCGCTTTCACCGGGCACCCAAGCTTAAAGCATGTGGCAGTGGTTGATGAGGACATTAACATTTATGATGATAGGGAAGTTGAATGGGCAATAGCTACGAGATTTCAAGCTGATAAGGACTTAATTGTTATTCCAAAAACCCGTGGGTCTTCTCTTGATTCCTCCGGGGAGAAAGGGTTTACAACCAAATGGGGCATTGATGCTACAAAGCCTTTGAATAGAAAGGAAGAATTTGAGAGGGCGAAAATTTAA
- the truA gene encoding tRNA pseudouridine(38-40) synthase TruA produces the protein MRIALKIAYDGTKFYGFQRQPDLRTVEGELIKVLKKLGIIEDVKEANFKGASRTDRGVSALGNVIAFNTAKPELAEARILNHHLRDIWILGKAEVPEDFHPRFWAKNKIYRYYLFDEGIDVIKLKACAEAFLGRHDFSNFARLEEFRKPVREINRIDVFSRGRIIVVEIEGKSFLWEMTRRIITALKLCGLGVLSIGDVELMLKEKVDKKLPPAPPENLVLWEVGYEGIKFEVDAYAIEKVKREFLERFRKYLTKSAILEDWLISL, from the coding sequence ATGAGAATAGCCCTAAAGATAGCGTACGATGGAACTAAGTTTTATGGATTCCAACGGCAGCCAGATCTTAGAACTGTAGAAGGAGAGTTAATCAAAGTATTAAAAAAGTTGGGAATAATTGAGGATGTTAAAGAGGCCAATTTTAAAGGTGCTTCAAGAACAGATAGAGGGGTTTCAGCTCTCGGAAATGTTATTGCATTTAATACTGCCAAGCCGGAGCTTGCTGAAGCACGAATTTTAAATCACCATCTCAGAGATATATGGATTCTAGGAAAGGCTGAGGTTCCTGAGGATTTTCATCCAAGATTTTGGGCGAAAAATAAAATATATCGTTACTATCTTTTTGATGAGGGAATTGATGTAATAAAGCTAAAAGCATGTGCTGAAGCGTTTTTGGGTAGACACGATTTTTCTAATTTCGCCCGTCTTGAGGAATTTAGAAAGCCTGTAAGAGAGATAAACAGAATTGATGTATTTTCTAGGGGTAGGATAATTGTAGTGGAAATTGAAGGGAAGAGTTTTCTGTGGGAGATGACAAGAAGAATAATTACAGCACTCAAGCTCTGTGGTTTGGGTGTTCTTTCAATTGGTGATGTAGAATTGATGTTGAAAGAAAAAGTTGATAAAAAACTTCCTCCTGCCCCCCCAGAAAACCTTGTATTGTGGGAGGTTGGATACGAGGGGATAAAGTTTGAGGTAGATGCTTATGCAATTGAAAAAGTCAAAAGAGAGTTTTTAGAAAGATTTAGAAAGTATTTAACAAAATCAGCTATTCTTGAAGACTGGCTTATTTCTTTATGA
- a CDS encoding DEAD/DEAH box helicase codes for MKVVTLRIPDKSALVYVEKADPRVYFMIYEELTYRKSFGKWEKPESLYNPHTKSFPVGLIPRVKSLLNSKGYRVRIIDEREIEGIEINATWNEKYQLRKYQQKTLKKALKTNMGVLALPVGSGKTIIGLRLIYELNLSTLIIVHTKELLYQWADNIREVLGIEPGLVGDNNWDERPVTVAMIQTLLSRGVDKLQKPYAVLLFDECHRTSAAEKFYELGISLTQKLRFGLSATPWRRIRGEELKIEGIVGPIIYEIKAEDLIKEKFLAKPRFMIIEYESSMPPLAERYKELYEEIIMENKERNKAIVRIAYKLAKQGHRVLIDVKRIEHGNVLIEMFKKKGIKAEFLSSQSPNRWEIFEKFKNGEINVLISTLLKEGVDIPEISAIILAGGGKSDIMTIQTIGRALRPKGRSHAVIVDVKDDDPLLFTHFIERQKALRQYYGKYYDKELEKIIKK; via the coding sequence ATGAAGGTAGTTACATTGAGGATCCCAGATAAATCAGCATTGGTTTATGTGGAAAAAGCTGATCCCAGAGTATACTTTATGATATATGAAGAGCTAACTTATAGGAAGAGTTTTGGTAAATGGGAAAAACCAGAAAGCCTTTACAATCCACATACAAAATCATTCCCTGTAGGACTAATCCCGAGAGTGAAAAGTCTCCTTAACTCCAAAGGATATAGGGTAAGGATTATTGATGAAAGGGAAATAGAAGGCATTGAAATAAATGCCACTTGGAATGAAAAATACCAACTCAGGAAATATCAACAAAAGACATTGAAAAAAGCCTTAAAGACAAATATGGGAGTTTTAGCACTTCCCGTAGGAAGCGGAAAAACGATAATTGGGCTGAGATTAATTTACGAACTTAACCTATCCACTTTAATAATAGTACACACAAAAGAGCTCCTTTATCAATGGGCCGATAATATAAGAGAAGTTTTAGGAATAGAACCCGGCCTTGTTGGGGATAACAATTGGGACGAAAGACCCGTGACCGTGGCTATGATACAAACTTTGCTTTCAAGAGGAGTTGACAAACTCCAGAAACCATATGCTGTGCTTCTTTTTGATGAGTGTCACAGAACCTCAGCTGCTGAAAAATTCTATGAGCTTGGAATTAGTCTTACCCAAAAACTTAGGTTTGGTCTCTCCGCTACTCCTTGGAGAAGGATAAGAGGAGAAGAACTGAAAATTGAGGGGATCGTCGGACCGATTATTTATGAGATAAAAGCCGAAGATTTGATTAAGGAGAAGTTTTTGGCAAAACCTCGGTTTATGATAATAGAATATGAATCATCAATGCCGCCACTTGCAGAACGATATAAGGAACTTTATGAAGAGATAATAATGGAAAATAAAGAGAGAAACAAAGCAATAGTGAGAATTGCATACAAACTTGCAAAACAAGGGCATCGAGTATTAATTGATGTAAAACGGATTGAGCATGGAAATGTATTAATAGAAATGTTCAAAAAGAAAGGAATAAAGGCTGAATTTCTAAGCTCTCAAAGCCCAAATAGATGGGAAATTTTTGAAAAGTTTAAAAATGGGGAAATTAACGTGCTCATATCCACTCTCCTGAAGGAGGGTGTAGATATTCCCGAAATCTCTGCTATAATTCTTGCTGGTGGAGGAAAAAGTGACATAATGACAATTCAAACTATAGGGAGAGCTTTAAGACCCAAAGGACGTAGTCATGCCGTTATAGTGGACGTCAAAGACGATGATCCACTACTATTCACTCACTTTATAGAAAGGCAGAAAGCATTGAGGCAGTATTATGGGAAGTACTATGATAAAGAGCTCGAAAAAATCATAAAGAAATAA
- the tdh gene encoding L-threonine 3-dehydrogenase: protein MNEKMLGIMKTKPAYGAELVEVDVPNPKEGEVLIKVLATSICGTDLHIYEWNEWAQSRIKPPQIMGHEVAGEVVEVGPGVHNLKIGDYISAETHIVCGECYQCRTGNYHVCQNTKIFGVDSDGVFAEYAIVPAQNAWKNPKNIPPEYATLQEPLGNAVDTVLAGSVASKTVLITGAGPLGLLGITVAKASGASLVIVSEPSEFRRNLAKKVGADVVINPMEEDVVREVKDLTNGNGVDVFLEFSGAPRALEQGLQAVTPAGRVSLLGLFPKEVTFDINNLVIFKALEIHGITGRHLWQTWYTVSNLLKSGKLNLDPVITHKYKGFDKFEEAFELMRAGKTGKVVFIP from the coding sequence TTGAACGAAAAAATGCTTGGAATAATGAAGACTAAGCCAGCTTATGGTGCAGAACTTGTTGAAGTTGATGTTCCAAATCCAAAAGAGGGGGAAGTTCTTATTAAGGTTCTTGCGACAAGCATTTGCGGCACTGACCTACATATTTACGAGTGGAATGAATGGGCCCAAAGCAGGATCAAACCTCCCCAGATAATGGGACATGAAGTGGCGGGCGAGGTAGTGGAAGTAGGTCCAGGAGTTCATAATCTCAAAATAGGGGATTATATTTCTGCGGAGACCCACATAGTTTGTGGGGAGTGTTATCAATGTAGGACTGGCAATTACCATGTATGTCAGAATACGAAGATATTTGGTGTAGATAGCGATGGTGTTTTTGCCGAATATGCAATTGTTCCAGCACAAAATGCTTGGAAAAATCCAAAGAATATTCCACCAGAGTATGCAACTCTTCAAGAACCTCTTGGAAACGCTGTTGATACAGTTTTGGCCGGGTCTGTTGCTAGCAAGACTGTTCTAATTACTGGAGCTGGTCCATTGGGTCTTTTAGGAATCACTGTTGCAAAGGCAAGTGGGGCATCCCTTGTCATTGTGAGTGAGCCAAGTGAGTTTAGAAGAAACCTCGCAAAGAAAGTGGGTGCTGATGTTGTCATAAACCCAATGGAAGAGGATGTTGTCAGGGAAGTGAAGGATTTGACTAATGGTAACGGTGTAGATGTTTTTCTTGAATTTAGCGGTGCGCCAAGAGCCCTTGAGCAGGGCCTCCAAGCAGTAACACCTGCTGGTAGAGTCAGTCTTTTGGGATTATTCCCAAAAGAGGTTACTTTCGATATAAACAATTTAGTCATCTTCAAGGCCCTAGAGATCCATGGAATAACTGGAAGGCACTTATGGCAAACCTGGTATACAGTTTCAAATCTTTTGAAAAGTGGAAAGCTTAACTTGGATCCAGTCATAACTCACAAATACAAGGGATTTGATAAGTTTGAAGAGGCTTTTGAGTTAATGAGGGCCGGAAAAACAGGAAAAGTTGTTTTCATTCCATAA
- a CDS encoding TRAM domain-containing protein: protein MDRRAPKLPPVKVGERYKVKIEALGKGGDGIARIKGFVVFVPNTKVGDEVEIVINSVKQKFAFGELIS from the coding sequence ATGGATAGGAGGGCCCCAAAACTTCCCCCAGTAAAAGTTGGGGAAAGATACAAGGTGAAAATCGAAGCTCTTGGGAAGGGTGGAGATGGAATAGCTAGAATTAAGGGATTTGTGGTCTTTGTCCCTAATACAAAAGTGGGGGATGAAGTGGAAATCGTCATTAACAGTGTGAAACAGAAATTTGCGTTTGGGGAACTCATAAGCTGA
- the hmgA gene encoding hydroxymethylglutaryl-CoA reductase (NADPH), giving the protein MNIEELIEKVAKGEIKLHQVEKYTNDKHLATEVRRKALEKRFNISLKNIGHYSIDPSQVIGKNIENMIGAVQIPMGVAGPLKINGEYAKGEFYIPLATTEGALVASVNRGCSTLTAAGGVKTTVIDDKMTRAPLLKCPDARRAREVAQWVEENLEYLQEKAVSKVTRHGKLRRVKPHIIGNNLYLRFEFETGDAMGMNMVTIASEEIMKVIEEHFADVKYLALSGNLCVDKKPNAMNFINGRGKTVIAEAVVPREIVERKLKTTPELIAEVNYRKNLVGSAQAGSYGFNAHFGNIVGAIFLATGQDEAQITEGSHGITLAEVTPEGDLYISITMPSLEIGTVGGGTRVPTQREALSIMGVAGGGNPPGTNAKKFAEIVASAVLAGELSLLAAIAAKHLAKAHKELGR; this is encoded by the coding sequence ATGAACATTGAAGAACTCATTGAAAAAGTCGCTAAAGGAGAGATTAAGTTACACCAAGTAGAAAAATATACTAATGATAAACATCTGGCCACGGAAGTTAGAAGAAAGGCCTTAGAAAAGAGATTCAATATAAGCCTAAAAAACATTGGCCACTATTCTATAGACCCCAGCCAAGTGATAGGAAAAAACATTGAGAATATGATAGGGGCTGTACAGATACCCATGGGGGTTGCAGGGCCTCTCAAGATAAATGGGGAATATGCCAAAGGAGAGTTTTACATTCCATTGGCAACAACTGAAGGGGCTTTAGTTGCTTCAGTAAATAGAGGATGCTCTACTTTGACTGCTGCTGGTGGTGTTAAAACAACAGTAATTGATGATAAAATGACAAGAGCACCCCTATTGAAATGTCCAGATGCAAGGAGAGCGAGAGAGGTTGCCCAATGGGTTGAAGAAAACCTCGAATATCTCCAAGAAAAAGCAGTTTCTAAAGTGACCAGACACGGAAAACTTAGGAGGGTTAAACCCCACATCATTGGCAACAACCTTTACCTGCGTTTTGAGTTTGAAACGGGAGATGCTATGGGTATGAACATGGTCACGATAGCGAGCGAAGAGATAATGAAGGTAATAGAGGAGCACTTCGCAGATGTGAAGTACCTCGCCCTGTCGGGCAACCTCTGCGTTGATAAGAAGCCCAATGCGATGAACTTTATCAACGGAAGGGGAAAAACCGTTATAGCTGAGGCTGTTGTTCCAAGGGAGATTGTTGAAAGGAAGCTCAAGACAACACCCGAACTTATAGCGGAGGTAAACTACAGGAAGAACCTTGTGGGATCAGCACAAGCAGGTAGCTATGGATTTAACGCTCACTTTGGGAATATTGTGGGGGCTATATTCTTAGCAACAGGTCAAGATGAGGCTCAAATAACCGAGGGTTCCCACGGAATAACTCTCGCAGAGGTCACTCCAGAGGGAGATCTCTACATAAGCATAACAATGCCTAGCCTTGAAATTGGAACAGTTGGTGGGGGAACAAGAGTTCCTACGCAAAGGGAGGCATTGAGCATTATGGGTGTTGCTGGCGGTGGAAATCCACCGGGAACTAATGCAAAGAAGTTTGCAGAGATTGTTGCGAGTGCAGTATTAGCAGGAGAACTTTCTTTATTGGCAGCCATAGCAGCGAAGCACTTAGCAAAAGCACACAAAGAGCTTGGACGCTAG
- a CDS encoding MinD/ParA family ATP-binding protein, with protein sequence MPVIIVTGRGGAGKTTTTANLSVYFGQKDYRTLAIDGDLFLPNLGFHFALENVSYTLHSILKNPDVDPEWAIYKHEKTAVNVMPGSTRLQDVVGISPKRLREIVELMKYKFPVLFLDSPTGIPFDTLPTFEVADYQIIVVEVERSPIHSFEAMVENEINKLRMIGEEYGLKIGVVLNKVMESGDIIEHIVEEIEQNVGLPVIGIIPFDENVPESINVGIPILGYKPKSDAALAFYETGEILEEWIFKKIKKV encoded by the coding sequence ATGCCCGTTATAATCGTTACCGGAAGAGGTGGAGCCGGAAAAACTACAACTACTGCAAATTTAAGTGTATATTTTGGCCAAAAAGATTACCGAACCCTCGCAATAGATGGAGACCTTTTTTTGCCCAATCTAGGTTTTCATTTTGCCCTAGAAAACGTTAGTTACACACTCCACTCCATTCTTAAAAATCCCGATGTAGATCCTGAATGGGCAATATACAAGCATGAAAAAACTGCTGTTAATGTAATGCCCGGTAGCACTAGGTTGCAAGATGTTGTAGGAATCTCTCCCAAACGTCTGAGAGAAATAGTTGAACTGATGAAATACAAATTTCCTGTACTATTTCTTGACTCCCCTACAGGAATACCCTTCGATACGTTACCAACATTTGAAGTGGCTGATTATCAAATAATAGTTGTTGAAGTTGAGAGATCACCAATTCATTCCTTTGAAGCAATGGTAGAAAATGAAATTAACAAACTCAGAATGATTGGAGAAGAATATGGACTAAAAATTGGCGTTGTTTTAAATAAGGTGATGGAATCAGGGGATATTATTGAGCATATAGTGGAGGAGATTGAGCAGAATGTTGGTCTCCCTGTTATAGGTATCATCCCATTTGATGAAAACGTCCCCGAGTCCATTAACGTGGGGATCCCTATTCTTGGATACAAGCCAAAAAGTGATGCAGCGTTAGCGTTTTATGAGACTGGAGAAATCCTTGAAGAGTGGATATTTAAAAAGATTAAAAAAGTCTGA